TGGGTGGTTGGCAGGTTCGCCGATCAACGGTAACGGATCGGTCATCAGCTCTAACTGGGGCCCTGTTTTTTGTGGGTCAGTAATCGGGCGAAAACGTAGCAACTGGTTAGTATATGattcattaattattagttatatagGATTTTGAAATCAATATTCCTATgtaaattttcgcaaaaaaaacatgttgttAACGGTTCGAGAAGTGTgcgtgaaaaataaatgaatctgGGTTAGTTAACTCGAAGAAAGAATATGATTTGGTTTCGATTGGGGGAACCTTTCTAAGCTATCACCCTTAGATAAATCATGATCttaaaaaggttttttttatgaaaaatcaaatgcaaTAGACTTTCTTTTCTAAGCCTAATAGTTGGAAATCTGAAactctattttatttgtgtttactTGTAGGGCCGCATGTTCTACTCCCCATCCACAAAAAGAGAAAGATCGTAATAGAGGTATGTGTATGAGAGATCGCGCACAAGGTATGCCGTTGGAGACTTTGTGTTGGTAGTTTATGATATGACCCACAATTAGTTATAGGGAATTTTCGATTTAGTAAATCTCTCGGAGGCagagtatttttatattcctAACACGGTATTGAGaatccaaaaaactaattagagTGGACTAGATTTTGTAGATCTACTGAGCATGCTCTAAGCTTTGatctttttctctttattgATTACTTCCACTGTTTTATATCAAAAGACATTCTggctatatttatattcatctattaatgtacattatttgtatatatgtctagattcattatcatttatatgaatataggtAATACTCGAAATTCTTACGTTATGAATTGAGGTAGTATGAATTATCATTTACATGCTTCTGATGCTTTTAAACATTATGTTTTGCATGAAACTTCTCTTTATGAAAGTTCCTCACCTTACTTTATAAGgcatttttcaatcttttaaCAATTTGTTATCAACCAAGCAATCAAAAAACAAGACCGATTATAAATTTAGCTATTGTAGCAAAATTTGTTCCTTTTAATATGTTTCCAAGTGAAATATTGCAGTTAGAAACATAGTTTAGTCGACAAATAGTTTAATAAACACGGATAGTTGGAAGCATAAAGACGGCGTGGTTAGGGCCTAGTAGGTGAAGCATGCCAACTTTGCCTTGTCTTTGGTGCTTCTATATTTCAGGCTTCTTACCAATACTTAATAAGTAAGAGAAAAATACACCACTACATGCGTATTGCATACTTAAGTACTCGAGATAAAATGTCAAAAAGTAAATTTCACTCAAGCAAAATTTAATCCAAGAGCACCTATTCTTTACATTCTCACACACATTGATAAATAGGAATCACGTGAATCACATAGCAGTAGCAATTAAAATTCTCAAAACCACACTTCCCTTGTGCCCTTGTAACCATCTGATCTCCCACCGGTCCACCCCACAATCTCACTGTACAAATCCTACACAAATCCATGCTGTCCTTCACCTACATGCACGGTTGCAGGGCCCCATGTCCTACCTCCCGGGGCCCACACGACAGCCACACACTGCGGGGTACACCTAGCAGCAACAGCACATTTACtggcaccagcagcagcagcagcgtcacTTGTGTGAATGATGGCCGCTGCAAGCTCGCTCGCTCACACCATTCACCAGCATTTGCAGGTAAAGgagccattttttttcttcttcactCCTATATATCCAACCCCTTCACACTTCAGTACTGTGGTTCAGTACTTCACTTCATcatctcctcttctctcccatTTCCGTTTTGCTCCGGCTAGTGCTCTGGGTCTGGGCCCTCGCCTTGCTTCTCGTGTCACCGCCGGCCGGCTGGTGTTGCGCTCTGAGCCAACCAGGCCCCGAATCAGATCTTGGCTTaggtttcttcttcttcttcttcttcttcttcttccaaagGCGCTTCCTTTTCGTGGCTTTCGCCGAGGAGAGGGGGTGGGTCGGGGAGGAGGGTTTTGGTGTTCTTGGTAGGGAGGAATCTTGGCATTTGGCAAGGGAGAATCCTTGTTTTGTTTCCATATCTGTTTCTTGCTTGGTGGGTCGGTgggtggcgcggcgggcggcgcagcTCCGGCCATGGAGGCAATCACGCTGTCTCCATCCTCCGTCTCCTCCCACCACCTTGACGTTGATGCTGCCTCCACCAGCGAGGGCATGTCCCTGCAAGAAGGCCTCCTCTTCTCGGACAGCCTCAAGGTATGCGAGCCGTCGGGATGCAATCTttgcctctccctctccttttGTTGTCATGGATCTGTAGGTGGATGGATGCGTTGCAGAAATCAGGCTGCATTCTCTTGATTTCTTGGGCACGGTTTTAAGAAAAGTAAAACCTGATGATGGGTCTTATTCTGGTGGTCACACTCAGTTTGTGTGCCGTTTTGTTCATGTCAATCACAAGATTTTGTCCCTAGTTTGGTAGCAAACAGGATAGGCTCTCTAGTTCCCCACTTTCCAAAGCCTCACTGTAGTTGTAATGtttgaaaaatgtttttttttaaataggaaTATTTGAAAAAGGTTATTACTATGCCTTCTACTTTTACCATGCGGTTATAAATTTCTAATCGTGTAGTATTATTACTCTCTCTAAAAGGATCATTTATTGGTTGTACAATTGGCCTAGTGGCTCAAGCTTTTTAATTGCTTTCCCCCTAATTGAGCAAAAGTAAGTACAGAAACCAAATTTAGGGTCTTTTACTACAGAACAGGGATGTAAGCAGCACTGCAGCAACATTACTTGCAAATTCATGGGTTCTTTGTCTTTGAATTTTGAACGGCTTAATTTCCTTTAGCAAGTTGATCAGTCTGTTGGTGTCAACCAATGGCGTGCAGTTGCAGtcttttgtcaaaattttcgCTGCTCAGGATAAAGAAGTTAGAATCCTTGCCCACAACGAAACCCCACATGCCTTGGCATTAGTTAATTAGTAATGTTTATCCCATATGTAGCTGAGCTGGCATTTGTTATAGTATCTCCTGTGCCGAgcttaaattatatttctttgtaGGACCTGAGGAATCTGCGTTCACAGCTATACTCAGCGGCGGAATATTTTGAAGTATTTTACAGAAACAATTCTCAGAAATCTACGTAAgatcttttgttttatttggatCTTTGTTTCATTGTTTACCTTGCTGCATTAAATAAAGGGTTAAACAAATCTATACTGATCTACTGCTGTAGGGTGATGACAAGTTTGAAAGATTACACAGTTGAGGCCCTTGTTAGCACTGTAGACCATCTGGGCTTTGTGTCATACAAGGTGGATAATCTTGTCAAAGAAAGATCCGATGAGGTTAACGAAACAGAATTTCGAGTATCCTCAGTTGAGCAGGTATAATAATTGTGTGTGCTGAGATGAAAGGTCATTTTTGTATAGTCTGTTAACTATCTTGTGTAATTTTCCTAGTATGGAGTGAATATTACATTGTTTCCTACTTGAGTAGGTCTCATTCATCACAGCATATTGGGTTAATGTCTGTTTAACGTGATTGCAGAGAGTAAGGATATGCCAACAGTCGATTGACCAGGAGGGAAGGTCTCAACAATCTCTTCTCATTAGAACACCAAAATACCACAGGCGTTACATATTACCAGGCAAATTCATACTCAATTTAGTATGCTTTTTATATGAGAGCTTTCTTGTGAAGTGACTCATCATGGTGGTTATGTTGTATAGGCGCTGATATAGTAGAACCAGCCATTCATCCAGTTTCAGAACCTCCACGGTATAGCAGGCAACATATGAGCCGTAAAATGCACAAGTCACAGTCTAGTAAGTTTACTGCATTTCTAATTTCTggatttttagagaaaaaaaaactgtcatGATTTTGAAACTGCTTTATCTTCCTGCAGTCTCTACGCCAACCGGCAGGCAATCTGCAAGGAGGTAAATAGAACTTTGAACCCTGGTTTATAGTTGCTCCTCAGTCAAACTGTCCATGAGCTTATCCACTGATTCTTTCAAAAGATATACTGCTGGATTAATTTTAGTACATCTTCCATTGCAGGAGTGTGCGTTCGCCATCTCCTTCTGCTCGTGGCACACATCATCGATCACGGTCCTTGTCCCCTTCTCGAAAAACACGAGCTAAATCCCCATCTCCCCAAATCATCCCCACACATACAAAAGGCACGTTATATTCACTAGATGGTTTATACTTATTTCTGAGTCAGCAAATTCCATGTTTTCGAATGTGAAGCTTGCATAAAAGAATGAACTAATGAAGTGTAAACGGTTTCAATTCCTTTTGCTGTGCAGAAACAAGAGCAGGTTCACCAATACCAAATTCCAATCCCCTTGCACGATCTGCTACAGTTGCAAGAAGGCCACCTATTAATCCAAAGCATTTTGTATGTCTACTATAGTaccaaactatatatttacttTACGGATATAACATTTTGTCTGTTAAATATAAGCTATATATTCTACTAGATCCTTAGAGAAACCTACATCGTTGTTTTTCTTGGTTCAATCATATTCAGGAGACACTTCTATTTCTAGCTTCTGATGTAATATTTCTTGCAGAGACAAACTTCAATGCAGTTACACTCTGAATGGAGCAACCACAGAGAGCAGGAGaaaagctcaagcaaaggcAGGGGGTTCCTCAAATCATTGCTCACAAGGCGTCGGTGGAGGAACGATGAGTCATTGTACAGCTACTTGGACGAGTACTGATTACTTAGATGTTACTGTTAACCCATTCTCACCTGTTCACTTATCTGATATTTGAGATTTTAGCTTTGTCCAGATGGGAGGCATTATTGCCTTCCATCATATTTTGCTATCATTTTCATGCGTGTATACAATGTTGGGCCTATCATCATCAGTGTTGCTCTTGGCATTGCGCAAGTGTATCCATCAGCAACTAATAAGCTGTTCACTGTTCAGATAAGCTTCCCCAATTCCATATTCAGCACTCATATGTTCTCCATTTCTCCTGATACAAAAGATGCAATCACAAGCAGAATAGTGACAATCTCGCAAGAGATCAATCGTAAACCATTGTATGCCCTCTCTTGTCTCATACAGTGGTCCACTGATGTTTTTTCTTCCCTTGTGACTGTTGTCAATCTTGTCATACATGGAGCTGCTTGGCGGTTTCTGTTGAGGGGCCCTTGAGAGCTGTGGTTGCAATTGCTAGGAGCTAGTGCTGGGAAATGGGAGAAGACAAATATGACCGTGGATTTTCGTCATAATGTGTTTGTAAATAAAGTGGATTAAATTTTCAAAGCAGAGAATTGGATTTACATATATCCAGTGTGGTAAACACCATAGGTGTGCATCTGGACCCGTAATTACATGACTTTAGATTTCAAATCCTGATACATGGTTGGTCCTTAAATTTAAGAGCGGATATCATCTAGTcccataaacttaaaaattgcaTATATAGATCCTTAAAACTTAAGAACGGATATTATTTAGGTCCACTTTTAAATTGCACATCTAGATTCACCATATTGGTTTAATGAATCATATCCGATCTAAACCTCGTTTAACTAAAGTTGACTGTAACGTGCGGGGCAAAAActatactttatttatcaaaaaaaaactcctatTTGACCAATGGGGCACATCATTATGCATTTGCCATGATTGAGGTCACACATGATAGGATAAACCTTAGTGGTTAAGTGTTTAACATAAGCAAGTCCAAGAGCAGCATTGCTAGAATAGTGCCAACATGGCTAGTTTGATAGGATGTTGTGAACATCCCGGGTGGAGCCAACTCGTTTCCAAATCCAATAAAGTAATGAAAGATGACACTTTTTTAGTCCACTAACCCTTTTCTCTTGAGTGATTAGAGCTCACGCATGGCAATGTCTTGTTTTAAGGAACCATGTCGTTTGGCTGTCAGGAAACTCTCGGAAGCATGGCAATCCAGAGTTCCAAGTACTTGATCTATTAcattattatatgatatatcacatgCTGCTATACAATTTTCAATGAACTTGGGCATGTACCCATAATAATATGTCAACAGACAAAAGTACAAATATTTCAGGACGGATCCAGACGAAAATTGACAGGTGCCTTACGTATATCTAATATTTTcttcgttccatattataagactttctggcattgataagatttatttgtgtgctaatgaatctagaaacatatacataactatacggatgaatttagataaacctAGAGAGTCTTATAAcctgaaacggagggagttgATACTATACTACACACCGTTTAAACAATGAAGAAAACTAAGACAAATCAAGTTTCTAAACAATTCTAGCTTCAAATGGAAATGATATTGGGTTTATTGAGCCACAATTGGCCCTTAGCCCAAAATGTATCCGAACACAAAacatggaaagaaaaaaatgtacacTGACTTCCTCAACTATAGGCTAAGTTTAATTACTATCCTCAACCATACAGCCAGGTATAAGGCTCCCTAAACTATCAATACTAGATCAACTTAAATCTCTCAGTAGTTACGGTTTAGATGGTGGGGTTTCATCCTACGTAACACTTACATGGCACTATAGTTAGCAAAAGATAGTGACATAGACAATGTaggggaattttttttattaaataaacctttttaacaactaattttattactaaatcaccgggcaaatttttttcaaaactgaatcttttggccacgccagtgtTGGTGGTGTAGTAAGACAACGTTACCACGCAGCCTGGTCGGCATGCCATGGCGTGGCA
This is a stretch of genomic DNA from Oryza brachyantha chromosome 1, ObraRS2, whole genome shotgun sequence. It encodes these proteins:
- the LOC102708840 gene encoding probable protein ABIL3, giving the protein MEAITLSPSSVSSHHLDVDAASTSEGMSLQEGLLFSDSLKDLRNLRSQLYSAAEYFEVFYRNNSQKSTVMTSLKDYTVEALVSTVDHLGFVSYKVDNLVKERSDEVNETEFRVSSVEQRVRICQQSIDQEGRSQQSLLIRTPKYHRRYILPGADIVEPAIHPVSEPPRYSRQHMSRKMHKSQSISTPTGRQSARRSVRSPSPSARGTHHRSRSLSPSRKTRAKSPSPQIIPTHTKETRAGSPIPNSNPLARSATVARRPPINPKHFRQTSMQLHSEWSNHREQEKSSSKGRGFLKSLLTRRRWRNDESLYSYLDEY